One region of Malania oleifera isolate guangnan ecotype guangnan chromosome 6, ASM2987363v1, whole genome shotgun sequence genomic DNA includes:
- the LOC131158753 gene encoding uncharacterized protein LOC131158753 → MAPDRMFLSEMEKKPTETFREYAHCWRDAATQVDPPVSDREAISMFVGTLKDPYRSHLVGSTPHNFMDIVSAGARVEVDVKAGRIKTGATDNGPSKKWVKGKKEEETQMIQGPMRSLRQRSRSQQPRGNFYMEPVVNQTLHMGPRPQFVAPALVPAQPNIPTRPSQQTHTRNTPKSFRRLEPIPMSYADLFPQLLEQRMISTIPGIPLTNPPPHWYNPEVRCTYHANSPGHPIDQCWAFKHKVQDLRDTGWLSFDAKPVGIQENPLPDHGKDNVGMIEKQDGEKFERRWEQMTLDWVYSELTTAGLAGLKAICPKGAPCACQNTTKKSVQQCETFRIFLSSLIDSKRVEVSCIQKTNEVSVIGESDHPQFTNRPFISIMKKTPRVPEAPVRVLISAPRPFAYHSDRAVPWRYNCEVLTERETSSAAEARGITRSGRVYTPEVLEKVQPSQEQNRNLKKPVQSQEAEEFLKIIKQSEYNIIDQLKKMPAHISVLSLLLSSEALLKALNQAYIPQDINIDNFNHVIGGLTATNYITFADEEILVEGQGHNQALHVSAKCRDHMIARVLIDNGSSLNVMPMTTLQKLPVDPSYIRQNNLTVRAFDGTRRESVGSIEIPVQIGPVTFDITFQVMAITPSYSCLLGRPWIHNTGAVPFSLHQRVKFVVDGKLVCVYGETDVMITKPTSTPYVEVTEEALEDSFRAFEIINVTTIAEGSPISCPQISATVHMMASEMIRQGYHSEKGLGKYLQGIQKPLILKEVKDRYGLGYIPTAADRRKKVEEKKMRRMERITGETSSKEGLYLPSISRTFVKSSQSNLEAELGQ, encoded by the coding sequence ATGGCTCCAGACAGGATGTTTCTTTCTGAAATGGAAAAAAAGCCAACAGAAACTTTCAGGGAGTATGCACACTGTTGGAGAGACGCGGCCACTCAAGTGGACCCTCCGGTCAGCGACCGTGAGGCAATATCGATGTTCGTAGGGACGTTAAAAGATCCCTACCGTTCACATCTAGTAGGGTCCACCCCTCataacttcatggacattgtgtCGGCAGGGGCCAGAGTGGAAGTCGACGTCAAAGCTGGACGGATAAAGACTGGCGCTACCGATAATGGCCCAAGTAAGAAGTGGGTCAAAggtaaaaaggaagaagagacccAAATGATACAGGGACCTATGAGAAGCCTAAGACAGAGAAGCCGAAGTCAACAACCTAGGGGAAATTTCTACATGGAACCAGTAGTAAACCAAACACTGCATATGGGCCCCAGACCCCAGTTTGTGGCCCCCGCGCTTGTGCCAGCCCAGCCGAACATACCAACTCGCCCGAGCCAGCAAACACACACGAGGAATACACCCAAAAGTTTTCGGAGATTGGAACCGATTCCCATGTCATACGCAGACTTATTCCCCCAGCTTTTAGAACAAAGGATGATATCTACCATCCCCGGGATTCCTCTCACAAATCCTCCCCCGCATTGGTATAATCCAGAGGTCCGATGCACGTACCATGCCAATTCTCCAGGGCACCCTATTGACCAATGTTGGGCCTTCAAACACAAGGTGCAAGATTTGAGGGACACGGGTTGGTTGTCATTCGATGCGAAGCCGGTTGGTATTCAAGAGAATCCTTTGCCTGACCATGGGAAGGACAATGTTGGAATGATCGAAAAACAAGATGGGGAAAAATTTGAAAGAAGATGGGAGCAAATGACGCTAGACTGGGTGTATAGTGAACTGACAACGGCAGGCCTAGCAGGACTAAAGGCTATTTGCCCTAAAGGCGCCCCATGCGCATGCCAAAATACTACGAAAAAATCAGTACAACAATGTGAGACTTTCCGGATTTTTCTAAGTAGCTTGATTGATAGCAAACGAGTGGAAGTTAGCTGCATTCAGAAAACAAATGAAGTTTCAGTCATAGGGGAATCTGACCATCCCCAATTCACCAACAGACCATTTATCTCCATCATGAAAAAAACCCCACGAGTCCCAGAGGCCCCAGTTCGGGTATTGATCTCAGCCCCTCGCCCTTTCGCATACCACAGTGACCGGGCAGTGCCATGGAGATACAATTGTGAAGTACTCACCGAAAGAGAAACTAGCAGTGCTGCTGAAGCAAGAGGGATAACCAGAAGTGGAAGGGTTTATACGCCGGAGGTCTTGGAGAAGGTGCAACCTAGCCAAGAACAGAATAGGAACTTGAAGAAGCCAGTTCAATCTCAGGAAGCCGAAGAATTCTTGAAGATTATTAAACAAAGTGAATACAACATCATTGATCAACTGAAGAAGATGCCAGCCCATATCTCTGTTTTATCATTGTTGTTGAGCTCGGAAGCCCTATTAAAGGCTCTTAATCAGGCCTATATTCCCCAAGACATCAACATCGATAATTTTAATCATGTGATTGGTGGTCTTACGGCTACCAACTACATTACATTCGCTGATGAGGAGATCCTCGTGGAAGGACAAGGGCATAATCAGGCATTGCACGTTTCCGCTAAATGTCGAGATCACATGATTGCACGAGTGTTGATTGATAATGGGTCATCTTTGAATGTCATGCCCATGACGACCCTACAAAAACTGCCTGTTGACCCGTCCTACATAAGGCAAAACAATTTGACTGTGCGGGCTTTCGATGGCACCCGTAGGGAATCGGTGGGATCTATTGAAATTCCCGTGCAAATTGGACCAGTCACCTTCGACATTACATTCCAAGTCATGGCCATAACCCCGTCTTATAGCTGCTTATTGGGGAGGCCGTGGATACATAACACCGGGGCGGTTCCGTTTTCTCTGCACCAACGGGTCAAATTTGTAGTAGATGGGAAATTGGTTTGTGTATATGGTGAAACCGATGTTATGATAACAAAGCCCACTTCCACTCCTTATGTGGAAGTCACAGAAGAGGCATTGGAGGACTCGTTCCGAGCCTTCGAGATCATAAATGTCACAACTATAGCAGAAGGATCTCCAATCTCATGCCCTCAGATCTCCGCCACAGTGCATATGATGGCGTCCGAAATGATCAGACAGGGGTACCATTCAGAAAAAGGGCTTGGAAAATACCTACAGGGGATCCAAAAGCCGTTAATTCTTAAGGAAGTGAAAGACAGATATGGCCTTGGCTACATACCTACGGCGGCAGACCGAAGGAAGAAAGTTGAAGAGAAGAAGATGCGGAGGATGGAAAGAATCACTGGTGAAACAAGCTCTAAGGAAGGACTGTACCTCCCTTCCATCAGCCGGACTTTCGTAAAAAGCAGTCAATCCAACCTGGAGGCAGAATTGGGGCAATAA
- the LOC131157606 gene encoding gibberellin-regulated protein 12-like, whose amino-acid sequence MAFSLTLKSSFLLFLVSSMLIVDFSIAGGEGSVRIQDCGKACDYRCSNTQYKNNCLLFCNKCCEKCLCVPSGTYGNKQECPCYDNWKTNEGKPKCP is encoded by the exons ATGGCATTTTCTTTGACCCTCAAATCCTCTTTCCTACTCTTCCTTGTATCCTCCATGTTGATCGTTGACTTTTCAATA GCTGGTGGAGAAGGATCTGTTCGCATACAAG ATTGTGGGAAGGCATGTGATTATCGTTGTTCAAATACACAATACAAAAATAATTGTCTACTCTTTTGCAACAAGTGCTGCGAAAAATGTCTATGCGTACCATCCGGCACATATGGGAACAAGCAAGAATGCCCATGCTATGATAATTGGAAGACTAACGAAGGAAAGCCCAAGTGCCCTTAA